A single window of Nicotiana tomentosiformis chromosome 1, ASM39032v3, whole genome shotgun sequence DNA harbors:
- the LOC104105199 gene encoding uncharacterized protein — translation MATILYEPSLQVDNKREFLVDNKHNDKGELSELQHTDMIETDNHEAVLIQEQQNQAIGDQEIFSPDGSLPESSTSSEQDFLPVQLYSVPLFEHKQLNYAHGQGNKAVETIELMKAADEDEHKDHMQITDLEEQCADVETQIDQIAKNCNLKMQCNDENERFKENDQANSCNEKATSENSPCSLAASAIRNASIDDQHSAEVVQVIKETNATDVTPGGEQSLEAEHSPIRFVEKQSFERNYQGTGLEEDKETSETLAVNIEVVEKDLEARSREAEDEVAESVCIDKEEDDGYDNDIDKEDVADDISEGAGNSSEQSNIEKLWPANSNQEFLLELKEKKVKEGMKIEDDETCCISKSTQNEFDITSCQQSNDGKDDSAVNVTERYRTKLMNLDDVAAITRGRRVLLGGLLALICYLCLKAFSLPALADSRF, via the coding sequence ATGGCCACAATACTCTACGAGCCATCTTTGCAAGTAGATAATAAAAGAGAATTTTTGGTTGACAACAAACATAATGATAAAGGAGAACTAAGTGAGCTGCAACATACTGATATGATTGAAACAGATAATCATGAGGCGGTTCTAATTCAAGAACAACAGAACCAAGCTATTGGTGACCAAGAAATTTTCAGCCCTGATGGCTCTTTACCAGAAAGCAGCACCTCTAGTGAACAAGATTTCTTACCAGTACAGTTATACAGTGTGCCCCTTTTCGAGCACAAACAGCTGAACTATGCGCATGGACAAGGAAATAAAGCCGTTGAAACTATTGAGTTAATGAAGGCAGCTGATGAAGATGAGCATAAAGACCATATGCAGATTACTGATTTGGAAGAACAATGTGCTGATGTAGAAACTCAGATCGATCAAATTGCCAAGAATTGCAACCTAAAAATGCAATGTAATGATGAAAATGAACGTTTCAAGGAGAACGATCAAGCAAATTCCTGCAATGAGAAGGCAACATCAGAAAACAGCCCCTGCAGCTTGGCAGCCTCTGCAATCAGAAATGCATCAATAGATGATCAACATTCTGCTGAAGTGGTTCAAGTGATAAAAGAAACAAATGCAACGGATGTCACACCTGGTGGAGAGCAGAGCCTAGAAGCAGAGCATTCACCTATCCGGTTTGTTGAGAAACAAAGCTTTGAACGCAATTATCAAGGAACTGGTTTAGAGGAAGACAAAGAGACCTCAGAGACGCTAGCTGTGAACATTGAGGTAGTGGAGAAGGATCTGGAAGCGCGTAGCAGAGAAGCAGAGGATGAAGTGGCAGAGAGCGTTTGTATAGATAAAGAAGAAGATGATGGCTACGATAACGACATAGACAAAGAAGATGTTGCAGATGACATCTCGGAAGGAGCAGGAAACTCCTCCGAGCAATCCAACATTGAAAAACTTTGGCCAGCTAACTCAAACCAGGAATTTTTATTGGAGCTCAAAGAGAAGAAGGTGAAAGAAGGAATGAAAATTGAAGATGATGAGACATGCTGCATTTCGAAAAGCACTCAGAATGAGTTCGACATAACAAGTTGCCAACAGAGCAATGATGGCAAAGATGATTCTGCAGTGAATGTTACTGAGAGGTACCGAACGAAGCTCATGAACCTGGATGATGTAGCTGCAATCACCAGGGGAAGGAGAGTGCTTTTGGGAGGACTATTAGCGCTAATCTGCTACTTGTGCTTAAAAGCATTCTCCCTTCCTGCATTAGCGGATTCAAGATTTTAA
- the LOC104105198 gene encoding putative GTP diphosphokinase RSH1, chloroplastic isoform X3 produces the protein MASATSMSVSIECVNICKSWKGDVSGRFDCSVLSCAWKAPRALTGFLASTTHPSRCSSTPYGRYGRRNRLHRCRCYTSDVDERYSDEALQGVPASRLLLSTSSKWKLCCSLSFSSESCEEISPESLWEDLIPSISYLSYKELELVRKALNLAFEAHDGQKRRSGEPFIIHPVAVAQILGQLVSKLGKIKCKDESHVQDVKADDLRQMFLSMTEEVRVIIVKLADRLHNMRTLSHMPPHKQSGIATETLQVFAPLAKLLGIYQIKSELENLAFMYTNAQDYARVQRRIAELYKEHEKELKEAKRILMKKIEEDQFLDLVTVKTEIHSICKEPYSIYKAVLKSKNSINEVNQIAQLRIIIKAKPCVGVRPLCSAQQICYHVLGLVHGIWTPIPRAMKDYVATPKPNGYQSLHTTVIPFLYESMFRLEVQIRTEEMDLIAERGIAAHYSGKGFVNGLVGHVITNGRSSRGKIVCLNNANIALRIGWLNAIREWQEEFVGNMSSREFVDTITRDLLGSRVFVFTPGGEIKHLPKGATVIDYAYMIHTEIGNKMVAAKVNGNLVSPLHVLANAEVVEIITYNGLSSKSAFERHKEWLQHAKTRSARHKIMKFLREQAALSATEITVDSVKEFVAESEGDSGLEELADYSKETKHSWEKILKNVMETSSASMSTEDIFQLRSSSIQIPKVNGKHNKCMQHMSLKATGETLSQGNGVGKMILANIPRYREVLPGLDGWLASKVATWHNLEGHSVQWLCVVNIDRKGMMADVTSALAAVGISICSCSVETDRGKGMAVELFHIEASLESLLLQVDACVRIDMILGVLGWSTGCSWSENKQFLEC, from the exons ATGGCTTCTGCTACTTCAATGTCAG TTTCTATTGAATGTGTGAATATATGTAAGTCTTGGAAAGGAGATGTGAGTGGGAGATTCGACTGTAGTGTGCTATCTTGTGCCTGGAAGGCGCCAAGGGCCTTGACTGGGTTCCTTGCCAGCACAACTCATCCTTCTCGGTGTTCCTCTACTCCTTATGGACGATATGGAAGAAGAAATCGGCTCCACCGATGT AGATGTTATACTTCTGATGTGGACGAACGCTACTCTGATGAAGCTCTGCAAGGAGTCCCTGCCTCAAGGCTTCTACTATCTACTTCTAGCAAATGGAAATTATGTTGCTCTTTATCATTTTCTTCAGAGTCTTGTGAAGAGATATCTCCTGAAAGTTTGTGGGAG GATCTTATACCTTCCATTTCATATCTTTCTTACAAAGAATTGGAATTGGTTCGCAAGGCTTTGAAT CTTGCTTTTGAGGCACATGATGGTCAAAAGCGTCGTAGTGGAGAGCCCTTTATTATTCACCCAGTTGCAGTTGCACAGATCCTTGGACAGCTT GTATCCAAGCTCGGAAAGATCAAGTGCAAGGATGAAAGCCATGTGCAGGATGTCAAAGCTGATGACCTTAGACAGATGTTTCTTTCCATGACGGAGGAG GTCCGTGTTATAATTGTAAAATTGGCTGATAGATTACATAATATGCGCACTCTTTCACATATGCCTCCACACAAGCAG TCTGGCATCGCAACAGAGACGCTGCAGGTTTTTGCTCCTTTGGCAAAACTTCTtggaatataccaaatcaag TCAGAACTTGAAAACTTAGCATTTATGTATACAAATGCTCAAGACTATGCCCGGGTGCAGCGAAGAATTGCAGAACTTTATAAAGAACATGAAAAAGAACTCAAAGAG GCAAAAAGAATATTGATGAAGAAAATAGAGGAAGACCAATTCTTAGACCTCGTGACGGTGAAGACTGAAATTCATTCAATATGCAAGGAACCTTACAG CATCTACAAAGCAGTACTGAAATCTAAGAACTCGATAAATGAAGTGAACCAAATTGCGCAG CTTCGAATTATTATAAAAGCAAAGCCTTGTGTTGGAGTTAGGCCCCTTTGCAGTGCACAGCAG ATATGCTATCATGTGCTTGGACTTGTACATGGAATTTGGACGCCTATCCCGCGGGCT ATGAAAGACTACGTCGCCACTCCAAAGCCTAATGGCTATCAAAGTCTTCATACAACAGTGATCCCATTTCTTTATGAGAGCATGTTCCGTTTGGAAGTTCAG ATAAGAACTGAAGAGATGGACCTGATAGCTGAGAGAGGCATTGCTGCGCATTACAGTGGGAAAGGTTTTGTAAATGGTTTAGTTGGGCATGTTATAACCAATGGTAGAAGTTCACGAGGGAAAATAGTCTGCCTGAACAATGCCAATATTGCTCTCAGG ATTGGCTGGTTGAATGCGATTAGGGAGTGGCAAGAAGAGTTCGTTGGAAACATGAGTTCTAGGGAATTTGTGGACACTATTACCAGAGATCTGTTGGGTAGTCGTGTCTTTGTGTTTACACCCGGAGGAGAG ATAAAACATCTCCCAAAGGGGGCTACCGTCATTGATTACGCGTATATGATACACACTGAAATTGGCAATAAAATGGTTGCCGCAAAG gtgaatggtaatcttgtcTCTCCATTGCATGTACTTGCAAACGCAGAAGTCGTAGAGATTATCACCTACAAT GGTCTCTCCAGCAAGTCTGCTTTTGAGAGACATAAAGAGTGGCTTCAACATGCAAAAACTCGTAGTGCCCGGCACAAGATTATGAAA TTCTTGAGAGAGCAAGCTGCATTATCAGCAACTGAAATAACAGTGGATTCAGTAAAGGAATTTGTGGCCGAGTCTGAAGGTGACAGTGGATTGGAAGAATTAGCAGATTATTCTAAGGAAACCAAACATTCGTGGGAGAAAATCCTCAAGAATGTTATGGAAACATCATCTGCAAGTATGAGTACTGAAGATATTTTCCAACTCCGAAGTAGTAGTATTCAGATTCCCAAGGTAAATGGGAAACATAACAAATGCATGCAGCATATGAGTTTGAAGGCCACAGGGGAGACATTGTCACAAGGAAATGGTGTTGGCAAAATGATTCTTGCTAACATACCAAGGTACAGGGAAGTTCTGCCAGGATTGGACGGCTGGCTGGCTAGCAAAGTTGCAACTTGGCATAACCTGGAAGGGCACTCTGTCCAGTGGCTTTGTGTTGTCAATATAGATCGAAAAG GCATGATGGCGGATGTTACTTCAGCATTGGCAGCCGTAGGCATCAGCATATGTTCTTGTTCG GTTGAGACAGATAGAGGGAAGGGGATGGCTGTCGAGCTATTTCATATTGAAGCGAGCCTCGAGAGTTTG CTCCTGCAGGTTGATGCATGTGTAAGGATCGATATGATCCTAGGTGTTTTAGGATGGTCCACGGGCTGCAGCTGGTCAGAGAACAAACAGTTTCTAGAATGCTAG
- the LOC104105198 gene encoding putative GTP diphosphokinase RSH1, chloroplastic isoform X2 → MASATSMSVSIECVNICKSWKGDVSGRFDCSVLSCAWKAPRALTGFLASTTHPSRCSSTPYGRYGRRNRLHRCRCYTSDVDERYSDEALQGVPASRLLLSTSSKWKLCCSLSFSSESCEEISPESLWEDLIPSISYLSYKELELVRKALNLAFEAHDGQKRRSGEPFIIHPVAVAQILGQLELDWESIAAGLLHDTVEDTNVVTFERIEKEFGPTVRRIVEGETKVSKLGKIKCKDESHVQDVKADDLRQMFLSMTEEVRVIIVKLADRLHNMRTLSHMPPHKQSGIATETLQVFAPLAKLLGIYQIKSELENLAFMYTNAQDYARVQRRIAELYKEHEKELKEAKRILMKKIEEDQFLDLVTVKTEIHSICKEPYSIYKAVLKSKNSINEVNQIAQLRIIIKAKPCVGVRPLCSAQQICYHVLGLVHGIWTPIPRAMKDYVATPKPNGYQSLHTTVIPFLYESMFRLEVQIRTEEMDLIAERGIAAHYSGKGFVNGLVGHVITNGRSSRGKIVCLNNANIALRIGWLNAIREWQEEFVGNMSSREFVDTITRDLLGSRVFVFTPGGEIKHLPKGATVIDYAYMIHTEIGNKMVAAKVNGNLVSPLHVLANAEVVEIITYNGLSSKSAFERHKEWLQHAKTRSARHKIMKFLREQAALSATEITVDSVKEFVAESEGDSGLEELADYSKETKHSWEKILKNVMETSSASMSTEDIFQLRSSSIQIPKVNGKHNKCMQHMSLKATGETLSQGNGVGKMILANIPRYREVLPGLDGWLASKVATWHNLEGHSVQWLCVVNIDRKGMMADVTSALAAVGISICSCSVETDRGKGMAVELFHIEASLESLVDACVRIDMILGVLGWSTGCSWSENKQFLEC, encoded by the exons ATGGCTTCTGCTACTTCAATGTCAG TTTCTATTGAATGTGTGAATATATGTAAGTCTTGGAAAGGAGATGTGAGTGGGAGATTCGACTGTAGTGTGCTATCTTGTGCCTGGAAGGCGCCAAGGGCCTTGACTGGGTTCCTTGCCAGCACAACTCATCCTTCTCGGTGTTCCTCTACTCCTTATGGACGATATGGAAGAAGAAATCGGCTCCACCGATGT AGATGTTATACTTCTGATGTGGACGAACGCTACTCTGATGAAGCTCTGCAAGGAGTCCCTGCCTCAAGGCTTCTACTATCTACTTCTAGCAAATGGAAATTATGTTGCTCTTTATCATTTTCTTCAGAGTCTTGTGAAGAGATATCTCCTGAAAGTTTGTGGGAG GATCTTATACCTTCCATTTCATATCTTTCTTACAAAGAATTGGAATTGGTTCGCAAGGCTTTGAAT CTTGCTTTTGAGGCACATGATGGTCAAAAGCGTCGTAGTGGAGAGCCCTTTATTATTCACCCAGTTGCAGTTGCACAGATCCTTGGACAGCTT gaattgGATTGGGAGTCAATTGCTGCTGGGTTATTACATGATACTGTGGAAGATACAAATGTAGTTACTTTTGAAAGAATAGAGAAGGAATTTGGTCCGACAGTTCGGCGTATTGTTGAAGGGGAGACTAAG GTATCCAAGCTCGGAAAGATCAAGTGCAAGGATGAAAGCCATGTGCAGGATGTCAAAGCTGATGACCTTAGACAGATGTTTCTTTCCATGACGGAGGAG GTCCGTGTTATAATTGTAAAATTGGCTGATAGATTACATAATATGCGCACTCTTTCACATATGCCTCCACACAAGCAG TCTGGCATCGCAACAGAGACGCTGCAGGTTTTTGCTCCTTTGGCAAAACTTCTtggaatataccaaatcaag TCAGAACTTGAAAACTTAGCATTTATGTATACAAATGCTCAAGACTATGCCCGGGTGCAGCGAAGAATTGCAGAACTTTATAAAGAACATGAAAAAGAACTCAAAGAG GCAAAAAGAATATTGATGAAGAAAATAGAGGAAGACCAATTCTTAGACCTCGTGACGGTGAAGACTGAAATTCATTCAATATGCAAGGAACCTTACAG CATCTACAAAGCAGTACTGAAATCTAAGAACTCGATAAATGAAGTGAACCAAATTGCGCAG CTTCGAATTATTATAAAAGCAAAGCCTTGTGTTGGAGTTAGGCCCCTTTGCAGTGCACAGCAG ATATGCTATCATGTGCTTGGACTTGTACATGGAATTTGGACGCCTATCCCGCGGGCT ATGAAAGACTACGTCGCCACTCCAAAGCCTAATGGCTATCAAAGTCTTCATACAACAGTGATCCCATTTCTTTATGAGAGCATGTTCCGTTTGGAAGTTCAG ATAAGAACTGAAGAGATGGACCTGATAGCTGAGAGAGGCATTGCTGCGCATTACAGTGGGAAAGGTTTTGTAAATGGTTTAGTTGGGCATGTTATAACCAATGGTAGAAGTTCACGAGGGAAAATAGTCTGCCTGAACAATGCCAATATTGCTCTCAGG ATTGGCTGGTTGAATGCGATTAGGGAGTGGCAAGAAGAGTTCGTTGGAAACATGAGTTCTAGGGAATTTGTGGACACTATTACCAGAGATCTGTTGGGTAGTCGTGTCTTTGTGTTTACACCCGGAGGAGAG ATAAAACATCTCCCAAAGGGGGCTACCGTCATTGATTACGCGTATATGATACACACTGAAATTGGCAATAAAATGGTTGCCGCAAAG gtgaatggtaatcttgtcTCTCCATTGCATGTACTTGCAAACGCAGAAGTCGTAGAGATTATCACCTACAAT GGTCTCTCCAGCAAGTCTGCTTTTGAGAGACATAAAGAGTGGCTTCAACATGCAAAAACTCGTAGTGCCCGGCACAAGATTATGAAA TTCTTGAGAGAGCAAGCTGCATTATCAGCAACTGAAATAACAGTGGATTCAGTAAAGGAATTTGTGGCCGAGTCTGAAGGTGACAGTGGATTGGAAGAATTAGCAGATTATTCTAAGGAAACCAAACATTCGTGGGAGAAAATCCTCAAGAATGTTATGGAAACATCATCTGCAAGTATGAGTACTGAAGATATTTTCCAACTCCGAAGTAGTAGTATTCAGATTCCCAAGGTAAATGGGAAACATAACAAATGCATGCAGCATATGAGTTTGAAGGCCACAGGGGAGACATTGTCACAAGGAAATGGTGTTGGCAAAATGATTCTTGCTAACATACCAAGGTACAGGGAAGTTCTGCCAGGATTGGACGGCTGGCTGGCTAGCAAAGTTGCAACTTGGCATAACCTGGAAGGGCACTCTGTCCAGTGGCTTTGTGTTGTCAATATAGATCGAAAAG GCATGATGGCGGATGTTACTTCAGCATTGGCAGCCGTAGGCATCAGCATATGTTCTTGTTCG GTTGAGACAGATAGAGGGAAGGGGATGGCTGTCGAGCTATTTCATATTGAAGCGAGCCTCGAGAGTTTG GTTGATGCATGTGTAAGGATCGATATGATCCTAGGTGTTTTAGGATGGTCCACGGGCTGCAGCTGGTCAGAGAACAAACAGTTTCTAGAATGCTAG
- the LOC104105198 gene encoding putative GTP diphosphokinase RSH1, chloroplastic isoform X1, protein MASATSMSVSIECVNICKSWKGDVSGRFDCSVLSCAWKAPRALTGFLASTTHPSRCSSTPYGRYGRRNRLHRCRCYTSDVDERYSDEALQGVPASRLLLSTSSKWKLCCSLSFSSESCEEISPESLWEDLIPSISYLSYKELELVRKALNLAFEAHDGQKRRSGEPFIIHPVAVAQILGQLELDWESIAAGLLHDTVEDTNVVTFERIEKEFGPTVRRIVEGETKVSKLGKIKCKDESHVQDVKADDLRQMFLSMTEEVRVIIVKLADRLHNMRTLSHMPPHKQSGIATETLQVFAPLAKLLGIYQIKSELENLAFMYTNAQDYARVQRRIAELYKEHEKELKEAKRILMKKIEEDQFLDLVTVKTEIHSICKEPYSIYKAVLKSKNSINEVNQIAQLRIIIKAKPCVGVRPLCSAQQICYHVLGLVHGIWTPIPRAMKDYVATPKPNGYQSLHTTVIPFLYESMFRLEVQIRTEEMDLIAERGIAAHYSGKGFVNGLVGHVITNGRSSRGKIVCLNNANIALRIGWLNAIREWQEEFVGNMSSREFVDTITRDLLGSRVFVFTPGGEIKHLPKGATVIDYAYMIHTEIGNKMVAAKVNGNLVSPLHVLANAEVVEIITYNGLSSKSAFERHKEWLQHAKTRSARHKIMKFLREQAALSATEITVDSVKEFVAESEGDSGLEELADYSKETKHSWEKILKNVMETSSASMSTEDIFQLRSSSIQIPKVNGKHNKCMQHMSLKATGETLSQGNGVGKMILANIPRYREVLPGLDGWLASKVATWHNLEGHSVQWLCVVNIDRKGMMADVTSALAAVGISICSCSVETDRGKGMAVELFHIEASLESLLLQVDACVRIDMILGVLGWSTGCSWSENKQFLEC, encoded by the exons ATGGCTTCTGCTACTTCAATGTCAG TTTCTATTGAATGTGTGAATATATGTAAGTCTTGGAAAGGAGATGTGAGTGGGAGATTCGACTGTAGTGTGCTATCTTGTGCCTGGAAGGCGCCAAGGGCCTTGACTGGGTTCCTTGCCAGCACAACTCATCCTTCTCGGTGTTCCTCTACTCCTTATGGACGATATGGAAGAAGAAATCGGCTCCACCGATGT AGATGTTATACTTCTGATGTGGACGAACGCTACTCTGATGAAGCTCTGCAAGGAGTCCCTGCCTCAAGGCTTCTACTATCTACTTCTAGCAAATGGAAATTATGTTGCTCTTTATCATTTTCTTCAGAGTCTTGTGAAGAGATATCTCCTGAAAGTTTGTGGGAG GATCTTATACCTTCCATTTCATATCTTTCTTACAAAGAATTGGAATTGGTTCGCAAGGCTTTGAAT CTTGCTTTTGAGGCACATGATGGTCAAAAGCGTCGTAGTGGAGAGCCCTTTATTATTCACCCAGTTGCAGTTGCACAGATCCTTGGACAGCTT gaattgGATTGGGAGTCAATTGCTGCTGGGTTATTACATGATACTGTGGAAGATACAAATGTAGTTACTTTTGAAAGAATAGAGAAGGAATTTGGTCCGACAGTTCGGCGTATTGTTGAAGGGGAGACTAAG GTATCCAAGCTCGGAAAGATCAAGTGCAAGGATGAAAGCCATGTGCAGGATGTCAAAGCTGATGACCTTAGACAGATGTTTCTTTCCATGACGGAGGAG GTCCGTGTTATAATTGTAAAATTGGCTGATAGATTACATAATATGCGCACTCTTTCACATATGCCTCCACACAAGCAG TCTGGCATCGCAACAGAGACGCTGCAGGTTTTTGCTCCTTTGGCAAAACTTCTtggaatataccaaatcaag TCAGAACTTGAAAACTTAGCATTTATGTATACAAATGCTCAAGACTATGCCCGGGTGCAGCGAAGAATTGCAGAACTTTATAAAGAACATGAAAAAGAACTCAAAGAG GCAAAAAGAATATTGATGAAGAAAATAGAGGAAGACCAATTCTTAGACCTCGTGACGGTGAAGACTGAAATTCATTCAATATGCAAGGAACCTTACAG CATCTACAAAGCAGTACTGAAATCTAAGAACTCGATAAATGAAGTGAACCAAATTGCGCAG CTTCGAATTATTATAAAAGCAAAGCCTTGTGTTGGAGTTAGGCCCCTTTGCAGTGCACAGCAG ATATGCTATCATGTGCTTGGACTTGTACATGGAATTTGGACGCCTATCCCGCGGGCT ATGAAAGACTACGTCGCCACTCCAAAGCCTAATGGCTATCAAAGTCTTCATACAACAGTGATCCCATTTCTTTATGAGAGCATGTTCCGTTTGGAAGTTCAG ATAAGAACTGAAGAGATGGACCTGATAGCTGAGAGAGGCATTGCTGCGCATTACAGTGGGAAAGGTTTTGTAAATGGTTTAGTTGGGCATGTTATAACCAATGGTAGAAGTTCACGAGGGAAAATAGTCTGCCTGAACAATGCCAATATTGCTCTCAGG ATTGGCTGGTTGAATGCGATTAGGGAGTGGCAAGAAGAGTTCGTTGGAAACATGAGTTCTAGGGAATTTGTGGACACTATTACCAGAGATCTGTTGGGTAGTCGTGTCTTTGTGTTTACACCCGGAGGAGAG ATAAAACATCTCCCAAAGGGGGCTACCGTCATTGATTACGCGTATATGATACACACTGAAATTGGCAATAAAATGGTTGCCGCAAAG gtgaatggtaatcttgtcTCTCCATTGCATGTACTTGCAAACGCAGAAGTCGTAGAGATTATCACCTACAAT GGTCTCTCCAGCAAGTCTGCTTTTGAGAGACATAAAGAGTGGCTTCAACATGCAAAAACTCGTAGTGCCCGGCACAAGATTATGAAA TTCTTGAGAGAGCAAGCTGCATTATCAGCAACTGAAATAACAGTGGATTCAGTAAAGGAATTTGTGGCCGAGTCTGAAGGTGACAGTGGATTGGAAGAATTAGCAGATTATTCTAAGGAAACCAAACATTCGTGGGAGAAAATCCTCAAGAATGTTATGGAAACATCATCTGCAAGTATGAGTACTGAAGATATTTTCCAACTCCGAAGTAGTAGTATTCAGATTCCCAAGGTAAATGGGAAACATAACAAATGCATGCAGCATATGAGTTTGAAGGCCACAGGGGAGACATTGTCACAAGGAAATGGTGTTGGCAAAATGATTCTTGCTAACATACCAAGGTACAGGGAAGTTCTGCCAGGATTGGACGGCTGGCTGGCTAGCAAAGTTGCAACTTGGCATAACCTGGAAGGGCACTCTGTCCAGTGGCTTTGTGTTGTCAATATAGATCGAAAAG GCATGATGGCGGATGTTACTTCAGCATTGGCAGCCGTAGGCATCAGCATATGTTCTTGTTCG GTTGAGACAGATAGAGGGAAGGGGATGGCTGTCGAGCTATTTCATATTGAAGCGAGCCTCGAGAGTTTG CTCCTGCAGGTTGATGCATGTGTAAGGATCGATATGATCCTAGGTGTTTTAGGATGGTCCACGGGCTGCAGCTGGTCAGAGAACAAACAGTTTCTAGAATGCTAG